A region of Haloplanus sp. XH21 DNA encodes the following proteins:
- a CDS encoding universal stress protein codes for MTRHLLVPFDDSDLSTRALEFACSTFPDDRITVMHVIDSHTDETAAIGWGNTTDQYEQWINSRREFADELYRHAETIADEHGATIETVTAIGRVHRAIIDFYDDNDVDLVVMGFHPRSRLSAYLAGEFSDRVIRTSDIPVALVK; via the coding sequence GTGACACGGCACCTACTCGTCCCGTTCGACGACTCCGATCTTTCGACACGGGCACTCGAATTCGCCTGTTCGACGTTTCCGGATGACCGGATCACGGTCATGCACGTTATCGACTCCCACACCGACGAGACGGCAGCCATCGGGTGGGGGAACACGACCGACCAGTACGAGCAGTGGATCAACTCCCGGCGTGAGTTCGCCGACGAACTGTATCGACACGCGGAGACCATCGCCGACGAGCATGGGGCGACCATCGAAACCGTCACCGCCATCGGCCGCGTCCACCGCGCCATCATCGACTTCTACGACGACAACGATGTCGACCTAGTCGTGATGGGCTTTCACCCGCGCTCGCGGCTCTCGGCGTATCTCGCCGGCGAATTCTCCGATCGGGTTATCCGCACCTCGGACATCCCGGTTGCGCTCGTGAAATGA
- a CDS encoding universal stress protein, with amino-acid sequence MTRHHLVVVNDGHNLHSGLDYACETFPKDTITAMYVDSAADDLGSVRFEDSETATDDWMNGHRERAQRAFDDARAVADEHGVTLETVVAFGPFADTIREYCSHNDVDTVIVGSSDRDAFTSYVVADDVERIANTAPVPVVVV; translated from the coding sequence ATGACTCGACATCACCTCGTCGTCGTCAACGACGGCCACAACCTGCACAGCGGTCTCGATTACGCCTGCGAGACGTTCCCGAAGGATACGATCACCGCGATGTACGTCGACTCGGCCGCCGACGATCTCGGATCAGTCCGATTCGAAGACTCCGAGACGGCGACGGACGATTGGATGAACGGCCACCGCGAACGGGCCCAGCGCGCGTTCGACGACGCCCGTGCGGTCGCCGACGAACACGGCGTTACGCTGGAGACGGTCGTCGCGTTCGGCCCGTTCGCTGACACTATCCGAGAGTACTGTTCCCACAACGATGTCGACACCGTTATCGTCGGAAGTAGCGACCGCGACGCCTTCACGTCCTACGTCGTCGCCGACGATGTCGAACGCATCGCCAACACGGCGCCGGTGCCGGTCGTCGTCGTCTAA
- a CDS encoding quinone-dependent dihydroorotate dehydrogenase: MNPYELLKPALFALPAETAHRATHRLLRTVQHTRVEDVLRAQYHVDDDRLTTETFGLTFDNPVGVAAGFDKNAELPSILTALGFGHVEVGGVTAERQPGNARPRLFRLPEDGALINRMGFNNEGADAIGARLDDADLPAAPVGINIGKSKSTPLDEAPDDYRYTYERVADAGDYFVVNVSSPNTPGLRELQHRESLERILGGLVDAGADPLLVKLSPDLAAPAIEEALAVVDDLDLAGVVATNTTVERPSGLRNPNRAERGGLSGKPIEERATGTIRFIAERTDAPIIGVGGITDAAGAYRKIRAGASVVQLYTGLVYEGPSLARDINRGLLELLERDGFGSVADAVGADL, encoded by the coding sequence ATGAACCCATACGAACTACTCAAACCGGCGCTGTTCGCACTGCCTGCCGAGACGGCCCACCGGGCCACCCACCGACTACTTCGGACCGTCCAGCACACGCGGGTCGAAGACGTACTCCGCGCGCAGTATCACGTCGACGACGACCGCCTCACGACCGAGACCTTCGGTCTCACGTTCGACAACCCAGTCGGTGTCGCCGCTGGCTTCGATAAGAACGCCGAACTCCCGTCGATCCTGACGGCGCTCGGCTTCGGTCACGTCGAAGTCGGCGGCGTCACCGCGGAACGGCAACCGGGCAACGCCCGGCCACGCCTCTTTCGCCTCCCCGAGGACGGCGCGCTCATCAACCGCATGGGGTTCAACAACGAGGGCGCCGACGCCATCGGCGCCCGCCTCGACGACGCCGACCTGCCGGCTGCGCCGGTCGGGATAAACATCGGCAAGTCGAAGTCGACGCCCCTCGACGAGGCTCCCGACGACTACCGCTACACCTACGAACGCGTGGCCGACGCCGGCGACTACTTCGTCGTGAACGTCTCCAGTCCGAACACGCCGGGCCTGCGCGAACTCCAGCACCGCGAGTCGCTCGAACGCATCCTAGGCGGCCTCGTCGACGCCGGCGCCGACCCGCTGCTGGTGAAACTCTCGCCGGACCTCGCGGCGCCTGCCATCGAGGAGGCACTCGCCGTCGTCGACGACTTAGACCTCGCCGGCGTCGTCGCGACCAACACGACGGTCGAGCGCCCGTCGGGCCTGCGCAACCCGAACCGGGCCGAACGCGGCGGCCTCTCGGGCAAGCCCATCGAGGAACGCGCCACCGGAACCATCCGCTTCATCGCCGAACGAACGGACGCGCCGATCATCGGCGTCGGCGGAATCACCGACGCCGCAGGCGCCTACAGAAAGATCCGGGCAGGCGCGAGCGTCGTCCAGTTGTACACCGGCCTAGTGTACGAGGGGCCGAGCCTCGCCCGCGACATCAATCGGGGGCTGCTCGAACTGCTCGAGCGCGACGGCTTCGGTTCCGTCGCCGACGCGGTCGGCGCCGATCTGTGA